In Syngnathus acus chromosome 5, fSynAcu1.2, whole genome shotgun sequence, a genomic segment contains:
- the LOC119123061 gene encoding protein shisa-5-like, whose product MASGLPGVVLLALLCAVLAACVSADDKHCLGYTDMGGQYHSYERCYLGFCCGNCHSKRCCRDTFLRFTEDSQEQCEYTSLMDATPMWGSVVGGVIFMVVVLISCCVCPCCCLYKICRKPRPVIATSTHTTVVTNTPQHYPQQPIMSPGQPQAYPAAPYPAYHPVPVQTGYGQPMPPQGYPQHPMPAIPPPGQHYTPGPPPTYIEATGPAYPPNPMPYSQAAFTPGQPSYPLQPPGQPPMQPPVQPQPNAPAARGDYLNQPAYNPDFVSPPPKMG is encoded by the exons ATGGCGTCAGGCCTCCCGGGTGTCGTCCTCTTGGCCTTACTATGTGCCGTTCTGGCCGCCTGCGTATCGG CGGACGATAAACACTGCCTGGGCTACACAGACATGGGTGGCCAGTATCATTCATACGAGCGATGTTACCTCGGATTCTGCTGTGGTAACTGCCACTCCAAACGGTGCTGTAGGGATACCTTTCTTCGATTTACAGAGGATAGCCAAGAACAATG tgAATATACTTCACTCATGGACGCCACCCCGATGTGGGGTTCTGTGGTTGGTGGTGTCATCTTTATGGTGGTGGTGCTCATAAGCTGCTGTGTGTGCCCCTGCTGTTGCCTGTACAAGATATGCCGCAAGCCGCGAC CGGTAATCGCAACTTCCACTCACACCACCGTCGTGACTAACACCCCCCAGCATTACCCCCAGCAACCCATAATGTCGCCCGGGCAACCACAAGCCTACCCGGCGGCCCCTTATCCAGCGTACCACCCTGTTCCGGTGCAGACGGGATATGGCCAGCCCATGCCACCTCAGGGATACCCGCAACATCCCATGCCCGCTATCCCTCCCCCAGGACAGCATTACACACCGGGACCGCCGCCAACATATATAGAAGCCA CCGGCCCGGCCTACCCTCCCAACCCGATGCCTTACAGCCAGGCTGCCTTCACCCCCGGCCAGCCGTCTTACCCTCTGCAGCCCCCTGGGCAGCCTCCTATGCAGCCCCCCGTGCAGCCCCAGCCCAATGCCCCAGCAGCCCGAGGAGACTACCTGAATCAGCCGGCGTACAACCCAGATTTTGTCTCTCCACCACCCAAGATGGGTTAA
- the alas1 gene encoding 5-aminolevulinate synthase, nonspecific, mitochondrial isoform X1, translated as MDVIVRRCPFLARVPQAFMQQPRNSLVVYAQRCPIMMELASKPMAPSLARALCSSTSYHQRAENNTTEGTQPKVEAKLPAGHSTVPSGQAVASKCPFLAAEMGQKNSSVVRQVGMEFQEDVQEVRTVQKEVSPDQLKQPSLASTSESLMKTLLKQRPKMVSHLLQDNLPSSCKLSRFHYDGFFEKKIEEKKSDHTYRVFKTVNRLANEFPMADDFTGSLEEKREVSVWCSNDYLGMSRHPRVVQSIMETLQKHGSGAGGTRNISGTSKFHVELEEELADLHKKDAALLFTSCFVANDSTLFTLAKMLPGCEIYSDAGNHASMIQGIRNSGAKKFIFRHNDVSHLRELLLKGDPSKPKIVAFETVHSMDGAVCPLEEMCDVAHEFGAITFVDEVHAVGLYGARGGGIGDRDGVMDKMDIISGTLGKAFGCVGGYIASTAALVDTVRSYAAGFIFTTSLPPMLLSGARQSIQVLKGEEGRALRRKHQRNVKLLRQMLMDAGLPVVHCPSHIIPVRVSNAEKNTEVCDLMMSRHNIYVQAINYPTVAKGDELLRIAPTPHHTPEMMKFFVERLVHTWKEAGLELKPHSSAECTFCQQPLHFEVMSEREKSYFNGLSHPISARG; from the exons ATGGATGTCATAGTGCGCCGCTGTCCATTCCTGGCTCGCGTACCCCAGGCCTTCATGCAGCAGCCCAGAAATTCACTGGTTGTTTACGCCCAGCGTTGCCCCATCATGATGGAGCTTGCCTCCAAACCCATGGCGCCGTCGCTGGCGCGGGCTCTCTGCTCGTCCACTTCCTATCACCAGAGGGCTGAGAATAACACCACTGAAG GTACCCAACCGAAGGTGGAGGCCAAGTTGCCTGCAGGCCATTCGACTGTGCCATCTGGTCAGGCCGTGGCCTCCAAATGCCCGTTCCTGGCTGCAGAGATGGGCCAGAAGAACAGCAGCGTGGTTCGCCAGGTTGGCATGGAGTTCCAAGAAGATGTTCAGGAAGTCCGCACTGTCCAGAAAG aAGTGTCTCCTGATCAGCTGAAGCAGCCATCCTTGGCCAGCACCAGTGAAAGTCTCATGAAGACCCTCCTTAAACAGCGTCCTAAGATGGTCTCCCACCTGCTACAGGACAATTTGCCAAGCAGCTGTAAGT TGTCCCGCTTCCATTACGATGGCTTTTTCGAAAAGAAGATCGAAGAGAAGAAAAGCGACCACACGTACCGCGTGTTCAAGACTGTGAACCGTCTGGCCAACGAGTTCCCCATGGCCGACGACTTCACGGGCTCCCTGGAGGAGAAAAGGGAGGTGTCGGTGTGGTGCAGCAACGACTACTTGGGCATGAGTCGACATCCTCGGGTAGTTCAATCAATCAT GGAAACACTACAAAAGCACGGCTCGGGGGCAGGAGGCACTCGGAACATCTCCGGCACCAGCAAGTTCCATGTGGAACTGGAAGAAGAGCTGGCTGACCTCCACAAAAAGGATGCGGCGCTACTCTTCACTTCCTGCTTTGTGGCCAACGACTCCACCCTGTTTACCTTGGCAAAGATGCTGCCAG GTTGCGAGATCTACTCTGATGCAGGCAACCACGCATCGATGATTCAGGGAATTCGGAACAGTGGTGCCAAGAAGTTCATTTTCCGCCACAATGACGTCTCTCACCTCCGAGAGTTGCTGCTTAAGGGAGATCCGAGCAAGCCAAAGATTGTTGCATTTGAGACTGTCCACTCTATGGATG GGGCTGTGTGTCCGCTAGAAGAGATGTGCGATGTGGCCCACGAATTTGGcgcaatcacatttgttgaCGAGGTTCACGCCGTGGGTCTGTACGGAGCCAGGGGAGGTGGAATTGGAGATCGTGATGGGGTCATGGACAAGATGGATATCATCTCTGGGACATTAG GCAAAGCCTTCGGCTGTGTCGGCGGCTACATCGCCAGCACCGCCGCCCTGGTGGACACAGTCCGCTCGTACGCCGCCGGCTTCATCTTCACCACCTCTCTGCCGCCGATGTTGCTCTCCGGCGCCCGGCAGTCCATCCAGGTGCTCAAGGGCGAGGAGGGTCGCGCGCTGAGACGTAAGCACCAGCGCAACGTCAAGCTTCTCCGGCAGATGCTGATGGACGCTGGGCTGCCTGTGGTACACTGCCCAAGCCACATCATCCCAGTTCGG GTGTCTAACGCTGAGAAGAACACAGAGGTGTGTGACCTCATGATGAGTCGCCACAATATCTACGTGCAGGCCATCAACTATCCCACTGTGGCTAAAGGGGATGAGCTTCTGCGCATTGCTCCAACACCTCACCACACCCCTGAGATGATGAAATTCTTTGTTG AGAGGTTGGTGCACACATGGAAGGAGGCCGGCCTTGAGCTGAAGCCCCACTCGTCGGCCGAGTGCACCTTCTGCCAGCAGCCGCTTCACTTTGAGGTgatgagcgagagagagaagtcTTACTTCAACGGCCTCAGTCACCCGATCTCGGCTCGCGGGTAA
- the alas1 gene encoding 5-aminolevulinate synthase, nonspecific, mitochondrial isoform X2: protein MDVIVRRCPFLARVPQAFMQQPRNSLVVYAQRCPIMMELASKPMAPSLARALCSSTSYHQRAENNTTEGTQPKVEAKLPAGHSTVPSGQAVASKCPFLAAEMGQKNSSVVRQVGMEFQEDVQEVRTVQKEVSPDQLKQPSLASTSESLMKTLLKQRPKMVSHLLQDNLPSSLSRFHYDGFFEKKIEEKKSDHTYRVFKTVNRLANEFPMADDFTGSLEEKREVSVWCSNDYLGMSRHPRVVQSIMETLQKHGSGAGGTRNISGTSKFHVELEEELADLHKKDAALLFTSCFVANDSTLFTLAKMLPGCEIYSDAGNHASMIQGIRNSGAKKFIFRHNDVSHLRELLLKGDPSKPKIVAFETVHSMDGAVCPLEEMCDVAHEFGAITFVDEVHAVGLYGARGGGIGDRDGVMDKMDIISGTLGKAFGCVGGYIASTAALVDTVRSYAAGFIFTTSLPPMLLSGARQSIQVLKGEEGRALRRKHQRNVKLLRQMLMDAGLPVVHCPSHIIPVRVSNAEKNTEVCDLMMSRHNIYVQAINYPTVAKGDELLRIAPTPHHTPEMMKFFVERLVHTWKEAGLELKPHSSAECTFCQQPLHFEVMSEREKSYFNGLSHPISARG from the exons ATGGATGTCATAGTGCGCCGCTGTCCATTCCTGGCTCGCGTACCCCAGGCCTTCATGCAGCAGCCCAGAAATTCACTGGTTGTTTACGCCCAGCGTTGCCCCATCATGATGGAGCTTGCCTCCAAACCCATGGCGCCGTCGCTGGCGCGGGCTCTCTGCTCGTCCACTTCCTATCACCAGAGGGCTGAGAATAACACCACTGAAG GTACCCAACCGAAGGTGGAGGCCAAGTTGCCTGCAGGCCATTCGACTGTGCCATCTGGTCAGGCCGTGGCCTCCAAATGCCCGTTCCTGGCTGCAGAGATGGGCCAGAAGAACAGCAGCGTGGTTCGCCAGGTTGGCATGGAGTTCCAAGAAGATGTTCAGGAAGTCCGCACTGTCCAGAAAG aAGTGTCTCCTGATCAGCTGAAGCAGCCATCCTTGGCCAGCACCAGTGAAAGTCTCATGAAGACCCTCCTTAAACAGCGTCCTAAGATGGTCTCCCACCTGCTACAGGACAATTTGCCAAGCAGCT TGTCCCGCTTCCATTACGATGGCTTTTTCGAAAAGAAGATCGAAGAGAAGAAAAGCGACCACACGTACCGCGTGTTCAAGACTGTGAACCGTCTGGCCAACGAGTTCCCCATGGCCGACGACTTCACGGGCTCCCTGGAGGAGAAAAGGGAGGTGTCGGTGTGGTGCAGCAACGACTACTTGGGCATGAGTCGACATCCTCGGGTAGTTCAATCAATCAT GGAAACACTACAAAAGCACGGCTCGGGGGCAGGAGGCACTCGGAACATCTCCGGCACCAGCAAGTTCCATGTGGAACTGGAAGAAGAGCTGGCTGACCTCCACAAAAAGGATGCGGCGCTACTCTTCACTTCCTGCTTTGTGGCCAACGACTCCACCCTGTTTACCTTGGCAAAGATGCTGCCAG GTTGCGAGATCTACTCTGATGCAGGCAACCACGCATCGATGATTCAGGGAATTCGGAACAGTGGTGCCAAGAAGTTCATTTTCCGCCACAATGACGTCTCTCACCTCCGAGAGTTGCTGCTTAAGGGAGATCCGAGCAAGCCAAAGATTGTTGCATTTGAGACTGTCCACTCTATGGATG GGGCTGTGTGTCCGCTAGAAGAGATGTGCGATGTGGCCCACGAATTTGGcgcaatcacatttgttgaCGAGGTTCACGCCGTGGGTCTGTACGGAGCCAGGGGAGGTGGAATTGGAGATCGTGATGGGGTCATGGACAAGATGGATATCATCTCTGGGACATTAG GCAAAGCCTTCGGCTGTGTCGGCGGCTACATCGCCAGCACCGCCGCCCTGGTGGACACAGTCCGCTCGTACGCCGCCGGCTTCATCTTCACCACCTCTCTGCCGCCGATGTTGCTCTCCGGCGCCCGGCAGTCCATCCAGGTGCTCAAGGGCGAGGAGGGTCGCGCGCTGAGACGTAAGCACCAGCGCAACGTCAAGCTTCTCCGGCAGATGCTGATGGACGCTGGGCTGCCTGTGGTACACTGCCCAAGCCACATCATCCCAGTTCGG GTGTCTAACGCTGAGAAGAACACAGAGGTGTGTGACCTCATGATGAGTCGCCACAATATCTACGTGCAGGCCATCAACTATCCCACTGTGGCTAAAGGGGATGAGCTTCTGCGCATTGCTCCAACACCTCACCACACCCCTGAGATGATGAAATTCTTTGTTG AGAGGTTGGTGCACACATGGAAGGAGGCCGGCCTTGAGCTGAAGCCCCACTCGTCGGCCGAGTGCACCTTCTGCCAGCAGCCGCTTCACTTTGAGGTgatgagcgagagagagaagtcTTACTTCAACGGCCTCAGTCACCCGATCTCGGCTCGCGGGTAA
- the poc1a gene encoding POC1 centriolar protein homolog A, with protein MTSVLHDPTLERNFKGHKGAVTGVDFSSNMKQIATSSTDCSVMIWNMTPQRRAYRFDGHEDAITSIQFSPSGHLVASCSKDKTVRLWVPNMKAQSTVFKAHTATVRSVNFSWDGQALVTASDDKTVKVWSVHRQKFLYSFNQHINWVRCARFSPDSRLIISSSDDKSIKLWDRNSKECVHSFYEHAGFANHVEFHPSGTCIAAASTDNSVKVWDIRTLKMLQHYQVHSGVVNSLSFHPSGNFLLSASNDSTTKILDLVEGKLLFTLHGHQGPVKCVAFSRTGEYFASGGADEQVLMWKSNFDEPSGTANNQQSNNQASDETRTAAKMGPRHSGTMHPHAYRSSSTTSSHMTSSPTHAKVHGPAQPSLQETHANEETISPNLTSTLEHIIGQLDILTQTVSILEQRLSLTEDKLKECLQNQVASQAQTFPDEGSWTPAAPH; from the exons ATGACTTCTGTACTG CATGACCCGACACTTGAGCGTAATTTCAAGGGCCACAAGGGCGCCGTGACGGGTGTGGACTTCAGTAGCAACATGAAACAGATCG CCACAAGCTCCACAGACTGCAGCGTGATGATCTGGAACATGACACCTCAGAGGCGTGCGTATCGTTTTGATGGGCATGAAGACGCCATCACCTCCATCCAGTTTTCTCCTTCAGGACATCTGGTAGCCTCTTGTTCCAAAGACAAGACTGTGCGCCTTTGGGTGCCCAACat GAAGGCTCAGTCAACTGTATTTAAGGCTCACACAGCCACCGTGCGAAGTGTGAATTTTTCCTGGGACGGTCAAGCTCTTGTCACAGCATCTGATGACAAGACGGTCAAAGTGTGGTCTGTCCATCGACAAAAGTTTCTATACTCTTTCAACCAGCATATCAACTGGGTCCGCTGTGCAAG GTTTTCTCCAGACAGCCGCTTGATCATTTCCTCCAGTGATGACAAAAGCATCAAGCTGTGGGACAGGAACAGCAAGGAATGTGTTCATTCTTTCTACGAACATGCAGG TTTTGCAAACCACGTGGAGTTTCATCCCAGTGGAACGTGCATCGCTGCAGCCAGCACTGACAACTCAGTCAAGGTGTGGGACATTCGAACCCTTAAGATGTTGCAACATTACCAAG TTCACAGTGGCGTGGTGAACAGTTTGTCTTTCCACCCATCTGGTAATTTCCTCCTCAGCGCATCCAACGATTCCACAACCAAGATACTGGACCTCGTGGAGGGAAAACTGTTGTTCACACTGCACGGACACCAG GGTCCAGTAAAATGTGTGGCCTTTTCCAGAACGGGGGAGTACTTTGCCTCTGGAGGTGCTGATGAACAG GTGTTGATGTGGAAGAGCAACTTCGATGAGCCCAGTGGAACAGCCAACAACCAACAGTCCAACAACCAG GCCTCAGATGAAACCCGAACTGCTGCCAAAATGGGCCCTCGTCACAGTGGAACCATGCATCCTCACGCCTACAGAAGTTCCAGCACCACTTCCAGCCACATGACTTCGAGTCCCACCCACGCAAAGGTCCACGGCCCGGCTCAACCCTCGCTCCAAGAAACCCATGCCAATGAGGAAACCATCAGCCCTAATCTTACAAGCACACTTGAACACATTATTGGCCAACTGGATATTCTCACGCAG ACGGTGTCCATCTTGGAACAGCGGCTGTCACTGACAGAGGACAAGCTGAAGGAATGTTTACAGAACCAGGTGGCGTCTCAAGCGCAAACGTTTCCAGACGAGGGGAGCTGGACACCGGCCGCCCCGCACTGA
- the LOC119122707 gene encoding B9 domain-containing protein 2, whose translation MAELHIIGQLVGATGFPQNSLFCKWGVHTGGAWRHLSGLKQGQTQVDCPQTGDMAYWCHPIDLHYATKGLQGWPKIHLQVWHQDSFGRCELFGYGYCHVPSSPGHHRISCCTWRPLGSWQEELSRRFVGGGPQLKNPDLIYSGADRYRLHTAAMGTVELELGIIMRNFDKYGVES comes from the coding sequence ATGGCCGAGCTGCACATCATAGGTCAGTTGGTCGGGGCAACGGGCTTCCCTCAGAACAGCCTCTTTTGCAAATGGGGGGTTCACACTGGTGGGGCGTGGCGACATCTCTCCGGCTTGAAGCAGGGTCAAACTCAAGTGGACTGCCCGCAGACAGGAGACATGGCGTACTGGTGCCATCCCATCGACCTGCATTACGCCACCAAGGGTCTCCAAGGTTGGCCTAAGATCCACCTCCAGGTGTGGCACCAGGATTCGTTTGGTCGGTGCGAGCTGTTCGGTTACGGCTACTGCCACGTCCCCTCCAGCCCGGGACATCATCGAATTAGCTGCTGTACGTGGAGGCCCCTGGGCTCCTGGCAGGAGGAGCTATCGCGAAGGTTCGTCGGCGGCGGACCACAGCTCAAGAACCCCGATCTGATCTACAGTGGGGCGGACAGATACAGGCTGCACACCGCCGCCATGGGCACTGTGGAGCTGGAGCTCGGCATCATCATGAGAAACTTTGACAAATATGGCGTCGAGAGTTGA